A single genomic interval of Chryseobacterium paludis harbors:
- a CDS encoding ribulokinase — protein sequence MKKYVIGLDYGTDSVRAVLIDTENGAELSASVSYYQRWKQGKFCKPEENQFRQHPLDHIEGLQQTISDVVKESGVAPESIVSICIDTTGSSPLPVNKDGIALSLTPGFEENPNAMMVLWKDHTSIDEAEEINHLARNWGGEDYTKFEGGIYSSEWFWAKILHINRQDEKVRNSAYSWMEHCDYITFLLSDHQDLATFKRSRCAAGHKAMWHESWSGLPSKEFLNQLDPSLAELRDRLYEKTYTSDEVAGNLNQEWAEKLGLTTNTVITVGTFDAHSGAVGAKVEENTLIRIMGTSTCDIMVASKEIIQEKTVKGICGQVNGSVIPGLIGLEAGQSAFGDVLAWYKDILTWPVHNILMNSNVIDNNQKELLKEEIENNLIRNLTLEAEKIPLSEAFPIALDWINGRRTPDANQELKAAINNLSLGTKAPHIFKALVNSICFGSKKIVDRFEEEGVRIEKVIGIGGVARKSPFIMQTLANVLNMPIVIAASDQAPALGAAIYAAVSAGIYPNVKEASRKMGSDFEAEYFPQADQVENYAELMNQYQVLADFTENSIKLKNKKSRSLTS from the coding sequence ATGAAGAAATATGTTATCGGACTGGATTATGGTACGGATTCGGTACGTGCAGTGCTGATTGATACAGAAAACGGAGCAGAACTGTCTGCCTCTGTCAGCTACTACCAACGATGGAAGCAGGGAAAATTCTGTAAACCGGAAGAGAACCAGTTTCGTCAACATCCTTTGGATCATATTGAGGGTTTACAACAAACCATTTCTGATGTGGTAAAAGAAAGTGGAGTAGCACCAGAATCAATTGTCAGCATTTGTATCGATACCACAGGTTCATCACCGCTTCCTGTAAACAAAGACGGAATAGCATTGTCTTTAACACCTGGATTTGAAGAAAATCCCAATGCAATGATGGTTTTATGGAAAGACCATACTTCTATTGATGAGGCTGAAGAAATAAACCATTTGGCAAGAAACTGGGGCGGTGAAGATTATACCAAATTTGAGGGTGGAATCTATTCCTCCGAATGGTTTTGGGCGAAAATTCTTCACATCAACAGACAGGATGAGAAAGTGAGAAATTCTGCTTACAGCTGGATGGAACACTGCGATTATATTACTTTTCTGCTTTCCGATCATCAGGATTTGGCAACATTCAAAAGAAGTCGCTGCGCAGCGGGTCACAAAGCAATGTGGCACGAATCGTGGAGTGGACTGCCGTCAAAAGAGTTTCTCAATCAGTTAGATCCGTCTCTGGCTGAACTTCGTGACAGGTTATATGAAAAAACATATACTTCAGACGAAGTTGCAGGAAATCTAAATCAGGAATGGGCGGAAAAATTAGGCTTGACTACCAATACGGTCATTACAGTGGGAACTTTCGATGCCCATTCGGGAGCAGTTGGTGCAAAAGTAGAAGAAAATACACTGATCCGTATTATGGGAACCTCTACATGTGATATTATGGTAGCATCCAAAGAAATTATTCAGGAGAAAACCGTTAAAGGAATCTGTGGACAGGTCAACGGTTCCGTTATTCCGGGCTTGATTGGTCTTGAAGCCGGTCAATCTGCATTTGGTGATGTATTGGCATGGTACAAAGACATTCTGACTTGGCCTGTTCACAACATTCTGATGAATTCCAATGTGATCGATAACAATCAGAAAGAACTTTTAAAAGAAGAAATAGAAAATAATCTCATTCGTAACCTTACCTTGGAAGCTGAAAAAATTCCTCTTTCCGAAGCCTTCCCTATTGCGCTGGACTGGATTAACGGACGAAGAACGCCGGATGCCAATCAGGAACTCAAAGCTGCTATCAATAATCTTTCACTCGGTACAAAAGCACCACATATTTTCAAAGCATTGGTTAATTCCATTTGTTTTGGTTCGAAAAAAATAGTAGATCGTTTTGAAGAAGAAGGGGTAAGAATCGAAAAAGTAATCGGAATTGGTGGTGTTGCCAGAAAATCCCCGTTTATAATGCAGACATTGGCAAACGTTCTTAATATGCCCATCGTCATAGCTGCATCTGACCAGGCTCCAGCTTTGGGAGCAGCGATTTATGCAGCGGTTTCAGCAGGGATTTACCCAAATGTTAAGGAAGCAAGCCGGAAAATGGGTTCGGATTTCGAAGCAGAATATTTTCCTCAGGCAGATCAGGTGGAAAATTATGCAGAATTAATGAATCAGTATCAGGTTCTCGCCGACTTTACTGAAAACAGTATAAAACTTAAGAATAAGAAATCCAGATCATTGACCAGCTAA
- a CDS encoding aldose epimerase family protein — protein sequence MRKTTINLIIIFAVLCIFGCNKKENDQKTQSQHMDNIKVSNYGVTAKGDSIKKYTLTNKNGMKVEVINFGGIITSLTAPDRNGKYEDVVLGFTKPEGYFNGNPYYFGALIGRYGNRIANAKFTLEGKTYEIDKNDKPNSLHGGKEGFYTKFWNIEPVKDANFPTLKLTYTSADGEEGYPGKLFTTVLYTLTDDNSLEISYEATTDKSTVINLTQHSYFNLSGNFTKEVTDHELQINADKFLPVNETLIPTGEQKEVKGSPFDFTVSKPIGKDINSDDDQLKKGKGYDHNWILNGNGMRSIAKVYHPGSGRIMEVLTDEPGVQFYSGNFLDGKFDTKTGGKNEFRTGFCLETQHFPDSPNQSSFPSTELKPGQKYQTKTIYKFSVKK from the coding sequence ATGAGAAAAACAACTATCAATCTGATTATTATTTTTGCAGTTTTATGTATTTTCGGCTGCAATAAAAAAGAAAACGATCAAAAGACACAATCCCAACACATGGATAATATAAAGGTTTCAAACTACGGAGTGACGGCAAAAGGCGATTCCATAAAAAAATATACCCTAACTAATAAAAACGGGATGAAGGTGGAAGTCATCAATTTTGGAGGAATTATTACTTCACTCACGGCCCCCGACAGAAACGGGAAATATGAAGACGTCGTTTTAGGATTCACAAAACCTGAAGGGTATTTCAATGGAAATCCTTATTATTTCGGAGCTTTAATTGGTCGTTATGGGAATAGAATAGCCAATGCAAAATTCACTTTGGAAGGCAAAACTTACGAGATTGATAAAAATGATAAACCAAACAGTCTTCACGGTGGAAAAGAAGGTTTCTATACCAAATTCTGGAATATTGAACCTGTAAAAGATGCGAATTTTCCGACTCTTAAGTTAACTTACACCAGTGCAGATGGCGAAGAAGGTTACCCTGGAAAACTTTTTACAACGGTCTTATATACTTTGACAGATGACAATTCTTTGGAAATTTCCTATGAAGCAACGACAGATAAATCAACAGTTATTAATCTTACACAACATTCATATTTCAATCTTTCAGGGAATTTCACAAAAGAGGTTACCGACCACGAACTACAAATTAATGCGGATAAATTTTTACCTGTAAATGAAACATTGATACCAACGGGTGAACAGAAAGAAGTAAAAGGAAGTCCTTTTGATTTCACCGTTTCAAAACCAATCGGAAAAGATATCAATTCAGATGATGACCAGCTAAAAAAAGGAAAAGGTTATGACCACAACTGGATTTTGAACGGTAACGGAATGAGAAGCATTGCCAAAGTGTACCATCCTGGATCAGGAAGAATAATGGAAGTTCTTACAGACGAACCGGGTGTTCAGTTTTATTCCGGAAATTTTCTTGATGGAAAGTTTGATACTAAAACAGGAGGGAAAAACGAATTCCGAACTGGCTTTTGTTTAGAAACCCAACATTTTCCGGATTCTCCAAATCAATCTTCTTTCCCTTCAACAGAGCTTAAGCCGGGACAAAAATATCAGACTAAAACGATTTATAAATTCTCAGTTAAAAAATAG
- a CDS encoding glycoside hydrolase family 3 C-terminal domain-containing protein, producing the protein MNKILSTISVIVCVFSSAQNYKYPFRNPSLPVEQRIENLLGLLTVDEKIGMMMDNSKAVPRLEIPAYGWWNEALHGVARAGTATVFPQAIGLAATWDVPEHLKTFEMISDEARAKYNKSFDEASKTGRYEGLTFWTPNINIFRDPRWGRGQETYGEDPYLTSVLGVAAVKGLQGNDPRYFKTHACAKHFAVHSGPEWNRHSYNAEISKRDLYETYLPAFKALVLEGNVREVMCAYNAFDGQPCCANNTLLNEILRGKWKYDGMVVSDCWALADFYQEKYHGTHPDEKTSAADALKHSTDLECGDTYNNLNKSLTSGLIKEKDLDVSMRRILKGWFELGMLDPKSSVHWNNIPYSTIDSKEHREQALKMAQKSIVLMKNEGNVLPLNKNIKRIAVVGPNADDGIMQLGNYNGTPSSTVTILSGIKAKFPNAEIIYEKGSEVADPSSRTSLYQNFVSQKNGEKGMKVEFFNNNEWKEKPVNTSTNKTGITYNSFGGTQLAPGVARENTSAIISGVFKSTYSGEVIFSASTSDIYTLVIDGKEIATRKGPDARHPSEFPVKMEKGKEYQVELRHSQKGKYVSIGFEVYRKDPVNFNSVKEKVKEADVIVFVGGLSPSLEGEEMMVNAEGFKGGDKTSIELPKVQRQLLAELRKTGKPVVFVLCTGSALGLQQDEKNYDALVNAWYGGQSSGTAVADVLAGDYNPSGKLPITFYRNLEQLDNALSTTSKHQGFENYDMKGRTYRYMTEDPLYSFGHGLSYSKFIYGNAELSKKSINSNENITITIPVTNTSERDGEEVVQVYVKRNNDVLAPIKTLRAFEKVLIKAKETKNIQLKISEESFKFYDEKADDLILKSGDYTVLYGGTSKNSELKSLELKVQ; encoded by the coding sequence ATGAATAAAATTTTATCAACCATATCAGTCATAGTTTGTGTGTTTAGTTCTGCTCAGAATTATAAATATCCGTTTCGAAATCCAAGTCTGCCGGTTGAGCAAAGGATTGAAAACCTTCTGGGATTGTTAACAGTGGATGAAAAAATCGGAATGATGATGGATAATTCCAAAGCCGTTCCCAGATTGGAAATCCCGGCTTATGGTTGGTGGAATGAGGCACTTCATGGGGTAGCTAGGGCTGGAACCGCTACCGTTTTCCCTCAGGCGATCGGATTGGCAGCAACCTGGGATGTTCCGGAACACCTCAAAACTTTTGAAATGATTTCTGACGAAGCCCGTGCCAAATACAATAAATCTTTTGATGAGGCGAGCAAAACCGGGCGTTACGAAGGTCTTACCTTTTGGACTCCGAACATTAATATTTTCAGAGATCCGCGATGGGGAAGAGGTCAGGAGACGTACGGAGAAGATCCTTATTTAACCTCTGTTTTAGGTGTTGCTGCTGTAAAAGGTTTGCAGGGAAATGATCCTAGATATTTTAAAACCCACGCCTGTGCCAAGCATTTTGCGGTTCACAGCGGTCCGGAATGGAACAGACATTCCTACAATGCCGAAATCTCGAAAAGAGATCTTTATGAAACCTATCTGCCGGCTTTCAAAGCGTTGGTTCTGGAAGGAAATGTTAGAGAGGTGATGTGTGCGTATAATGCATTCGACGGTCAGCCTTGTTGCGCGAATAATACTTTGCTTAATGAAATTCTTCGCGGCAAATGGAAATATGATGGTATGGTGGTTTCAGATTGTTGGGCTTTGGCAGATTTTTATCAGGAAAAATACCATGGAACACACCCCGATGAAAAAACAAGCGCTGCAGATGCATTAAAACATTCAACAGATCTGGAATGCGGGGATACTTATAATAATCTTAATAAATCTCTGACAAGTGGATTAATTAAAGAAAAAGATCTTGACGTTTCTATGCGAAGAATTCTGAAAGGATGGTTTGAGTTGGGAATGCTGGATCCTAAATCTTCCGTTCACTGGAACAATATTCCTTATTCTACTATAGATTCTAAAGAACACAGAGAGCAGGCATTGAAAATGGCTCAAAAGTCTATTGTACTGATGAAAAATGAAGGAAATGTCCTTCCTTTAAATAAAAATATTAAAAGAATTGCCGTTGTAGGTCCCAATGCTGATGACGGAATTATGCAGCTTGGAAACTACAACGGAACGCCTTCTTCAACTGTTACGATTTTAAGTGGAATTAAAGCTAAATTTCCTAATGCTGAAATCATCTATGAAAAAGGAAGCGAAGTAGCAGATCCATCGTCCAGAACATCTCTTTACCAGAATTTTGTAAGCCAGAAGAATGGTGAAAAGGGAATGAAGGTAGAGTTTTTTAATAATAATGAATGGAAAGAAAAGCCAGTCAATACTTCGACTAATAAAACAGGAATTACCTACAACAGTTTTGGCGGAACCCAGCTTGCTCCGGGAGTTGCCAGAGAAAATACTTCGGCAATAATATCCGGTGTTTTTAAAAGCACTTATTCCGGTGAGGTGATATTTTCTGCTTCAACATCAGATATTTATACACTTGTGATCGATGGAAAAGAAATTGCAACAAGAAAAGGTCCCGATGCAAGGCATCCTTCGGAATTTCCGGTGAAAATGGAGAAAGGAAAAGAATATCAGGTTGAGCTTCGGCACAGCCAGAAAGGGAAATATGTTAGTATTGGTTTTGAAGTGTACCGAAAAGATCCGGTGAATTTTAATTCAGTAAAAGAAAAAGTAAAAGAGGCTGATGTAATTGTTTTTGTCGGCGGACTTTCTCCAAGCCTTGAAGGGGAAGAAATGATGGTTAATGCAGAAGGTTTTAAAGGAGGTGATAAAACTTCAATAGAGCTTCCGAAAGTTCAGCGTCAATTGCTGGCTGAGCTTAGAAAAACAGGAAAACCTGTTGTGTTCGTTCTGTGTACGGGAAGTGCGCTTGGTTTGCAACAGGACGAAAAGAATTATGATGCTCTAGTGAATGCTTGGTATGGTGGACAATCCAGCGGAACAGCAGTGGCAGATGTTCTTGCTGGAGACTATAATCCTTCCGGAAAATTACCTATTACTTTTTACAGGAATCTTGAGCAATTGGATAATGCACTTTCAACAACAAGCAAGCATCAGGGTTTTGAGAATTATGATATGAAGGGAAGAACGTATCGTTATATGACCGAAGATCCTTTATACTCATTCGGTCATGGTTTAAGCTACTCAAAATTTATTTATGGGAATGCTGAATTGAGCAAAAAAAGTATCAATTCAAATGAAAATATTACGATAACAATTCCAGTTACCAATACTTCAGAAAGAGACGGCGAAGAAGTGGTGCAGGTGTATGTGAAAAGAAATAACGATGTTTTGGCACCCATAAAAACTTTAAGAGCTTTTGAAAAAGTTTTGATTAAAGCAAAAGAAACAAAAAATATTCAGCTAAAGATCTCTGAAGAGTCTTTTAAATTTTACGATGAAAAAGCAGATGATTTAATTTTAAAATCAGGAGATTATACTGTTTTGTATGGCGGAACTTCAAAAAATTCAGAACTAAAAAGTCTTGAGTTGAAAGTCCAATAA
- the araA gene encoding L-arabinose isomerase encodes MLTPLNTKEIWFITGSQHLYGPETLAQVAEHSRKIVEAFNQSSLIPVKVIIKPTVKSTEEIFETLTTANYAESCIGVVTWMHTFSPAKMWIRGLTALRKPMLHFHTQFNQDIPWSTMDMDFMNLNQAAHGDREFGFMVSRLRKNRKIVVGHWAEERVQKQIGDWSRVAAGWEDWQGAKFARFGDNMRYVAVTEGDKVEAETKFGFSVNTWGIGDLVSIVNSIGEGEVKTLMEEYEASYKMADSLLSGGSNRKSLEAAARIELGLEKFLKEGDFKGFSDTFEDLHGLEQLPGIAVQRLMEKGYGFAGEGDWKTAALVRAMKTMGQGLEGGNAFMEDYTYHLNPVNPSVLGSHMLEVDPVLAVGKPSCEIHPLGIGGKADPVRLVFSSRGNIDSLNAALMDFGNHFRLLINKTKSLEITEELPQLPVARVLWKPLPDLYTAAEAWILAGGAHHTCYSENIIAEQLEDFAEIAGIESLVIDEDTKIRDFKNNLRWNEIYYR; translated from the coding sequence ATGTTAACACCTCTCAATACCAAAGAAATCTGGTTCATCACCGGAAGCCAGCATTTATATGGGCCTGAAACGTTGGCTCAGGTTGCGGAACACTCGCGGAAAATTGTTGAAGCTTTTAATCAGTCTTCATTAATTCCTGTAAAAGTTATTATTAAGCCAACCGTAAAATCAACAGAAGAAATTTTTGAAACATTAACAACAGCTAATTATGCAGAAAGCTGCATAGGAGTTGTAACCTGGATGCACACGTTTTCACCTGCAAAAATGTGGATTCGCGGACTGACGGCTTTGCGAAAACCAATGTTGCATTTTCATACACAGTTCAATCAAGATATCCCTTGGTCTACAATGGATATGGATTTTATGAATCTGAATCAGGCTGCTCACGGGGATCGTGAATTTGGTTTTATGGTAAGCCGTCTTCGGAAAAACAGAAAAATAGTTGTCGGACACTGGGCTGAGGAAAGAGTACAGAAACAAATCGGAGACTGGAGTCGTGTTGCAGCAGGCTGGGAAGATTGGCAGGGAGCGAAATTTGCCCGTTTTGGAGACAACATGAGATATGTTGCCGTTACAGAAGGTGATAAAGTGGAAGCAGAAACAAAATTCGGATTTTCAGTTAACACTTGGGGAATCGGAGATTTAGTGAGCATTGTCAATTCTATTGGTGAAGGTGAGGTAAAAACTTTAATGGAAGAATATGAAGCTTCCTACAAAATGGCAGATTCTTTACTTTCGGGAGGAAGCAATAGAAAATCACTTGAAGCTGCGGCAAGAATAGAACTGGGCTTAGAAAAATTCCTCAAAGAAGGAGATTTTAAAGGTTTTTCAGACACTTTTGAAGATCTCCATGGTCTGGAGCAGCTTCCCGGGATTGCAGTTCAAAGGTTAATGGAAAAAGGTTACGGTTTTGCGGGAGAAGGTGACTGGAAAACAGCAGCATTAGTCCGTGCAATGAAAACAATGGGACAGGGTTTGGAAGGCGGAAATGCCTTTATGGAAGATTATACTTATCATCTTAATCCTGTAAATCCTTCGGTTTTAGGTTCTCATATGCTGGAAGTCGATCCTGTTTTGGCGGTTGGCAAACCATCTTGTGAAATTCATCCGTTGGGAATTGGAGGTAAGGCAGATCCGGTTCGTCTGGTTTTTAGCTCAAGAGGAAATATTGATTCTTTGAATGCTGCCTTAATGGATTTCGGAAATCATTTCAGACTGTTAATCAACAAAACAAAATCGTTGGAAATTACCGAAGAATTACCACAACTTCCTGTGGCGAGAGTCCTTTGGAAGCCACTACCTGATTTGTACACGGCAGCAGAAGCATGGATTCTGGCCGGAGGAGCACATCATACGTGCTATAGTGAAAACATCATTGCAGAACAGTTGGAAGATTTTGCTGAAATTGCAGGAATTGAATCCCTGGTAATTGATGAAGATACAAAGATTCGTGATTTTAAGAACAATCTTCGCTGGAATGAAATTTATTATCGCTAA
- a CDS encoding L-ribulose-5-phosphate 4-epimerase codes for MSIYKELQRECYEANMQLDALKLVVYTFGNVSAVDREKGIFAIKPSGVPYEILKPEDMVILDYDVNVVEGKLRPSSDTKTHAYLYKNWENIGGISHTHAIYSVAWAQAQLDIPIFGTTHADHLTTDIPCAPPMRDDLIEGNYEYNTGIQILDCFKEKKLSYEEVEMVLIGNHGPFTWGKNADKAVYNSKVLETIAEMAYRTRQINPGAPRLKDSLIKKHYERKHGKNSYYGQ; via the coding sequence ATGAGCATCTATAAAGAACTTCAAAGAGAATGTTACGAAGCCAATATGCAATTGGATGCCTTGAAGCTTGTTGTTTATACATTCGGAAATGTAAGCGCGGTTGACCGTGAAAAAGGAATTTTTGCTATTAAACCAAGCGGTGTTCCTTATGAGATTCTAAAGCCTGAAGATATGGTGATTTTAGATTACGATGTCAATGTCGTAGAAGGAAAATTAAGGCCGTCATCCGATACCAAAACCCATGCTTACCTTTACAAAAATTGGGAAAATATTGGCGGGATTTCACACACGCATGCCATTTATTCGGTAGCCTGGGCACAGGCACAACTGGATATTCCGATTTTCGGAACCACACACGCAGACCATTTAACAACGGATATTCCCTGTGCGCCACCAATGCGTGACGATTTAATCGAAGGAAATTACGAATACAATACAGGAATCCAGATTCTTGATTGCTTCAAAGAAAAAAAACTGTCTTACGAAGAAGTTGAAATGGTTCTTATCGGAAACCACGGACCATTCACTTGGGGTAAAAATGCTGATAAAGCCGTTTACAACAGTAAAGTTCTGGAAACTATTGCAGAAATGGCCTATCGCACAAGACAGATCAACCCCGGTGCACCACGCCTGAAAGACTCACTTATCAAAAAACATTACGAACGCAAACACGGCAAAAATTCCTATTACGGACAATAA
- a CDS encoding alpha-L-arabinofuranosidase C-terminal domain-containing protein, with protein sequence MRNKIFTLLLSGFVACSSAQATKFTLDLDGSPTNIKIQPTMYGIFFEDINFAADGGMYAELIKNRSFEFDEPLMGWKQQNTQTLSHNLDSGFLTIYSEHSKTNKNYARITVYNDKKYLLENEGFRGIGLLKDAKYDFSFDLENVSGNISAVIASLIDENGEVISNVPIIIKGEGWQKYSAVFSASGTVEKAKLQITFTGNGVVNVDMISLFPQDTWKGRKGGLRKDLVQKLYDLQPGFLRFPGGCIVEGRTLAERYQWKKTLGNIADREYLINKWSSGFAHRLTPDYYQSFGLGFYEYFQLSEDLGAEPLPILSCGMACQFNTGELVHLEELNPFVQDALDLIEFANGDVNTKWGKIRSEMGHPKAFNMKYIGVGNEQWGEDYIERYQIFEKAIHAKYPDMKIISGSGPSPDGEFFDYGWKELKKLNAQIVDEHYYNSAKWFQENAARYDKYDRNGPKVFAGEYAVQSVKTVSPDNRNNWESALSEAAFMTGLERNADVVTMTSYAPLFAHADGWQWTPDLIWFNNLQSYATPNYYVQKLFSNNKGTDLLTISHNKNSVSGQDKLYATAVKDSKNNQVIIKIVNTDHKNRSIEINPKNIKLGQKLIKTILTAPALSDENNFEMENIQPVEENIVIKNGKFSIEIPASSLLILKTK encoded by the coding sequence ATGAGAAATAAAATTTTCACACTTCTTCTCTCAGGTTTCGTTGCATGTTCATCGGCACAGGCAACAAAATTTACTTTAGACCTGGATGGTAGTCCTACCAACATCAAAATTCAGCCGACAATGTATGGGATTTTCTTTGAGGATATCAATTTTGCAGCCGATGGCGGAATGTATGCTGAGCTTATCAAGAACCGAAGCTTTGAGTTTGATGAGCCATTAATGGGCTGGAAACAGCAAAATACACAAACCCTTTCTCATAATCTGGATTCTGGTTTTTTGACGATTTATTCTGAGCATTCCAAAACCAATAAAAACTATGCAAGAATTACCGTTTACAATGATAAAAAGTACCTATTGGAAAATGAAGGTTTTCGGGGAATAGGACTTCTTAAAGATGCTAAATATGATTTCAGCTTTGATCTGGAAAATGTATCTGGAAATATTTCTGCGGTTATTGCAAGCCTGATTGATGAAAATGGAGAAGTGATTTCCAATGTTCCAATAATTATCAAAGGAGAAGGTTGGCAAAAATATTCGGCTGTTTTTTCTGCTTCTGGGACAGTTGAAAAAGCAAAACTGCAAATCACTTTTACAGGAAACGGTGTTGTGAATGTGGATATGATTTCTCTTTTCCCGCAAGATACCTGGAAAGGACGAAAAGGTGGCTTAAGAAAAGATTTGGTTCAGAAATTATACGATTTACAGCCCGGGTTTTTACGTTTTCCAGGGGGTTGTATTGTGGAAGGCAGAACACTTGCCGAAAGATATCAATGGAAAAAAACATTGGGAAATATAGCCGACAGAGAATATCTCATCAATAAATGGAGCTCGGGGTTTGCACACCGTCTTACACCCGATTATTACCAGTCATTTGGATTAGGTTTTTATGAATATTTTCAGCTTTCGGAAGATTTGGGAGCCGAGCCTTTGCCGATTCTCAGCTGTGGAATGGCATGTCAGTTCAATACAGGGGAACTGGTTCATTTGGAAGAGTTAAATCCCTTCGTTCAGGATGCTTTGGATTTGATTGAATTTGCTAATGGAGATGTAAATACTAAGTGGGGTAAAATTCGTTCAGAAATGGGACATCCCAAAGCTTTTAATATGAAATATATCGGTGTTGGAAACGAACAGTGGGGGGAAGATTACATTGAACGTTACCAGATTTTTGAAAAAGCCATTCACGCGAAATATCCTGACATGAAAATTATTTCAGGAAGTGGACCATCGCCAGACGGAGAATTTTTCGATTATGGTTGGAAAGAGCTTAAGAAACTCAATGCCCAGATTGTAGATGAGCATTATTACAATTCTGCAAAATGGTTTCAGGAAAATGCAGCGAGATATGATAAATACGATAGAAACGGGCCTAAAGTTTTTGCTGGTGAATATGCCGTTCAGTCGGTGAAAACAGTAAGTCCAGACAATAGAAACAACTGGGAATCGGCACTCTCGGAAGCAGCTTTTATGACTGGTCTGGAAAGAAATGCAGATGTCGTAACGATGACTTCTTATGCGCCGTTATTTGCTCATGCCGATGGCTGGCAATGGACTCCGGATCTGATATGGTTTAATAATCTTCAGTCATATGCAACACCCAATTATTATGTTCAAAAATTGTTTTCAAATAATAAGGGAACTGATTTGCTAACAATTTCTCATAATAAAAATTCGGTTAGCGGCCAGGACAAGCTCTATGCAACGGCCGTAAAAGACAGCAAAAATAATCAGGTGATCATAAAAATTGTAAACACAGACCATAAGAACAGGTCAATAGAAATCAATCCTAAAAATATAAAATTAGGGCAAAAATTAATAAAAACGATCCTAACAGCTCCAGCACTTTCTGATGAAAATAATTTTGAAATGGAAAATATACAACCAGTTGAGGAGAATATTGTCATTAAAAATGGGAAATTTTCAATAGAAATTCCTGCCAGTTCTTTGCTTATTTTAAAGACAAAATAA